A window of the Roseburia sp. 831b genome harbors these coding sequences:
- the ileS gene encoding isoleucine--tRNA ligase has translation MYNKVETNMNFVDREKQTEKFWEEHDIFKKSMEQRKQCETYTFYDGPPTANGKPHIGHVLTRVIKDMIPRYQTMKGKYVPRKAGWDTHGLPVELEVEKMLGLNGKEQIEEYGMEPFIKKCKESVWKYKGMWEDFSGTVGFWADMENPYVTYDNNFIESEWWALKQIWDKKLLYKGFKIVPYCPRCGTPLSSAEVSQGYKTVKERSAVVRFKVVGEDAYFLAWTTTPWTLPSNVALCVNPDETYVKVKAADGYTYYMAEALLDKVLGKLGTPAKKGKDGEPDQEEVKAYEILETYKGKDLEYKEYEPLYACAAEVAEKQHKKGHFVTCDSYVTMSDGTGIVHIAPAFGEDDANVGRKYDLPFVQFVNGKGELTEETPYAGLFVKKADPEVLKDLDAQGKLFDAPKFEHEYPHCWRCDTPLIYYARESWYIKETAVKDDLIRNNNTVNWIPESIGKGRFGNWLENIQDWAISRNRYWGTPLNIWECECGHQECIGSREELAKRSGNPDAAKVELHRPYIDEVTFTCPDCGKTMHRVPEVLDCWFDSGAMPFAQHHYPFENKDVFEKQFPAQFISEAVDQTRGWFHSLMAESTLLFNKAPYENVIVLGHVQDENGQKMSKSKGNAVDPFEALETYGADAIRWYFYINSAPWLPNRFHGKAVQEGQRKFLSTLWNTYAFFVLYANIDNFDATKYTLDYDKLSVMDKWLLSKLNSVVGEVDNNLGNYRIPEAARALDEFVDEMSNWYVRRSRERFWAKGMEQDKINAYMTLYTALVTISKCAAPMVPFMTEDIYQNLVCSIDKSAPESIHLCDFPVVNEAHIDKELEKNMDEVLKIVVMGRACRNGANIKNRQPIGNMFVKAPVALDAFFTEIIEDELNVKNVSFTDDVSAYTSYTFKPQLRTVGPKYGKFLGQIQKALAGLDGNKAMAELKANGFLALPEVNDDVKLAEEDLLITMTQMEGYVTEGDNTVTVVLDTNLTPELLEEGFVREIISKIQTMRKEAGFEVMDKIVVSYEAEGKAAEIFEKHGNEIIAEVMGNEIHAGNLEGFEKEWNINGEKVTLAVKKTE, from the coding sequence ATGTATAACAAAGTTGAAACGAATATGAATTTCGTCGACAGAGAAAAACAGACAGAAAAGTTCTGGGAAGAACATGACATTTTTAAAAAATCCATGGAACAGCGTAAACAGTGTGAAACTTACACCTTTTACGATGGACCTCCAACTGCAAATGGTAAACCACATATCGGACACGTTTTAACACGTGTTATCAAAGATATGATTCCAAGATACCAGACCATGAAAGGAAAATACGTTCCGCGTAAAGCTGGATGGGATACACACGGTCTTCCAGTCGAACTTGAAGTTGAAAAAATGCTCGGCTTAAACGGAAAGGAGCAGATTGAAGAATACGGTATGGAGCCTTTCATCAAAAAATGTAAGGAATCTGTATGGAAATACAAAGGAATGTGGGAAGACTTCTCTGGAACTGTCGGTTTCTGGGCAGATATGGAGAACCCATATGTTACTTACGACAACAACTTTATCGAGTCCGAATGGTGGGCATTGAAACAGATTTGGGATAAGAAGTTATTATACAAAGGATTTAAGATTGTTCCTTACTGTCCTCGTTGTGGTACACCACTTTCTTCCGCAGAGGTTTCCCAGGGATACAAGACGGTGAAAGAACGTTCCGCAGTGGTTCGTTTTAAGGTAGTAGGAGAAGATGCTTACTTCCTTGCATGGACCACAACTCCATGGACACTTCCATCTAACGTGGCACTTTGTGTGAACCCGGATGAGACCTATGTAAAAGTAAAAGCAGCAGACGGCTATACTTATTACATGGCCGAGGCACTTCTTGACAAAGTTCTTGGCAAGCTTGGAACTCCTGCTAAGAAAGGAAAAGACGGCGAACCAGACCAGGAAGAAGTAAAAGCTTACGAAATTTTAGAGACTTACAAAGGAAAAGACTTAGAATACAAAGAATACGAGCCACTTTATGCATGTGCAGCAGAAGTTGCAGAAAAACAGCATAAAAAAGGTCACTTCGTAACCTGTGATTCCTATGTAACGATGTCAGACGGTACCGGTATCGTTCATATCGCACCTGCATTTGGTGAGGATGATGCAAATGTTGGACGTAAATATGACCTCCCATTTGTACAGTTTGTAAATGGAAAAGGTGAATTAACAGAAGAGACACCATACGCTGGCTTGTTTGTTAAGAAAGCAGACCCAGAAGTATTAAAAGACTTGGATGCGCAGGGCAAACTTTTTGACGCACCGAAATTCGAGCATGAATATCCACACTGCTGGAGATGTGATACTCCATTAATTTACTACGCAAGAGAATCCTGGTACATCAAAGAGACCGCTGTAAAAGATGACTTAATCCGCAACAACAATACCGTAAACTGGATTCCAGAATCCATCGGTAAAGGACGTTTCGGTAACTGGCTTGAAAATATTCAGGACTGGGCAATTTCCCGTAACCGTTACTGGGGAACTCCATTAAACATCTGGGAATGTGAATGTGGTCATCAGGAATGTATCGGAAGCCGTGAGGAACTTGCAAAACGTTCCGGTAATCCAGATGCTGCAAAAGTAGAGCTTCACAGACCATACATCGATGAAGTAACCTTTACCTGCCCGGATTGTGGAAAAACAATGCACCGTGTACCAGAAGTATTAGACTGCTGGTTTGATTCCGGAGCAATGCCATTTGCACAGCACCATTATCCATTTGAGAACAAAGATGTCTTTGAAAAACAGTTCCCGGCACAGTTTATTTCTGAAGCAGTAGATCAGACCCGTGGATGGTTCCATTCTCTGATGGCAGAATCTACACTCCTTTTCAATAAGGCACCTTACGAGAACGTTATCGTATTAGGTCATGTTCAGGATGAGAACGGACAGAAGATGTCAAAATCAAAAGGAAATGCAGTAGATCCATTCGAGGCATTAGAGACATACGGAGCAGATGCAATCCGCTGGTATTTCTACATCAACAGTGCACCATGGCTTCCAAACCGTTTCCATGGAAAAGCAGTACAGGAAGGACAGCGTAAATTCTTAAGTACTTTATGGAACACGTATGCATTCTTCGTACTTTATGCAAACATCGACAATTTCGATGCAACAAAATATACGTTAGACTATGACAAACTTTCCGTTATGGATAAGTGGCTGTTATCCAAATTGAACTCCGTTGTCGGAGAAGTTGACAACAACCTTGGAAATTACCGTATTCCAGAGGCTGCAAGAGCATTGGATGAGTTTGTCGATGAGATGAGTAACTGGTATGTAAGACGTTCCCGTGAACGTTTCTGGGCAAAAGGAATGGAGCAGGATAAGATTAATGCTTACATGACACTTTATACAGCACTTGTAACCATCAGTAAATGTGCAGCACCTATGGTTCCTTTCATGACAGAGGACATCTACCAGAACCTTGTTTGCTCTATTGATAAGAGTGCACCGGAAAGTATTCATTTGTGTGACTTCCCAGTGGTAAATGAAGCTCATATCGATAAAGAGTTAGAAAAGAACATGGACGAAGTCTTAAAGATTGTAGTAATGGGTCGTGCATGCCGTAACGGCGCAAACATCAAGAACCGTCAGCCAATCGGCAACATGTTTGTAAAGGCGCCGGTTGCACTTGATGCATTCTTTACAGAAATCATCGAGGATGAATTAAATGTGAAGAACGTAAGCTTTACCGATGATGTCAGCGCATACACAAGCTACACCTTCAAACCACAGCTTCGTACCGTAGGACCAAAATATGGTAAGTTCTTAGGACAAATCCAGAAAGCATTAGCAGGTCTTGATGGCAATAAAGCAATGGCTGAGTTAAAAGCCAATGGATTCCTTGCATTGCCGGAAGTAAATGATGACGTAAAACTTGCAGAAGAAGATTTACTGATTACCATGACGCAGATGGAAGGATATGTGACAGAGGGTGATAATACCGTGACGGTTGTCCTTGATACAAATCTGACACCGGAATTGTTAGAAGAAGGTTTTGTGCGTGAGATTATCAGTAAGATTCAGACTATGAGAAAAGAAGCTGGTTTCGAGGTTATGGATAAGATTGTGGTATCTTACGAGGCAGAAGGAAAAGCAGCAGAAATCTTTGAAAAACACGGAAATGAAATCATTGCCGAGGTTATGGGAAATGAAATTCATGCCGGCAACTTAGAAGGTTTCGAAAAAGAATGGAACATCAACGGTGAAAAAGTAACACTTGCCGTTAAGAAAACAGAATAA
- a CDS encoding glycogen/starch/alpha-glucan phosphorylase has translation MKKPKFDKKEFIASIEENLKNLYRKRLDEANQQEIFQAVSLRVKETIIDQWMATQKAIKEADPKMVYYMSMEFLMGRALGNNLINMAAYDEVKEALEEIGFDLNVIEDQEPDPALGNGGLGRLAACFMESLATLGYAAYGCGIRYRYGMFKQKIEDGYQVEVPDNWLKDGYPFELKRSEYSFEVKFGGYVRAEVREDGKTHFVQEGYQSVLAVPYDMPIVGYNNNMVNTLMIWDALPKECFELNSFDKGDYHKAVEQENLARNLVEVLYPNDNHIAGKELRLKQQYFFVSASLQRAIARYKRRHDDIHKLPEKVTFQLNDTHPTVAVAELMRILVDEEGLSWEEAWEITTKSCAYTNHTIMSEALEKWPIEIFSRLLPRIYQIVEEINRRFILNIEAKFPNNPYMIQKMAIIYDGQVKMAHLAIAAGYSVNGVARLHTEILKNQELKEFYQMFPEKFNNKTNGITQRRFLLHGDPLLASWVTDHIGNDWITNLSHIKKLAIYADDEKAQQEFLNIKYQNKLRLAKYIKEHNGIEVDPRSIFDVQVKRLHEYKRQLLNILHVMYLYNELKEHPDMEFYPRTFIFGAKAAAGYRNAKLTIKLINSVADVINHDSSINGKIKVVFIEDYKVSNAEWIFAAADVSEQISTASKEASGTGNMKFMLNGALTLGTMDGANVEIVEEVGEENAFIFGMSSDEVIEHEQKRDYDPMQIFNQDQDIRKVLMQLINGYYAPDDSERFRDLYNSLLNTQCTQYADTYFILADFRSYAEAQKRVMKAYQDEAGWAKSAILNIAHSGKFSSDRTIEEYVKDIWHLDRIKVTMED, from the coding sequence GTGAAGAAACCGAAGTTTGACAAAAAGGAATTTATAGCAAGTATTGAGGAAAATCTGAAGAACTTATATCGTAAACGGTTAGACGAGGCAAACCAGCAGGAGATTTTCCAGGCAGTTTCCCTGCGGGTAAAAGAAACCATCATCGACCAGTGGATGGCAACCCAGAAGGCAATCAAAGAGGCGGATCCAAAGATGGTCTATTATATGTCGATGGAGTTTTTGATGGGGCGTGCATTAGGAAACAACCTCATTAACATGGCGGCATATGATGAGGTAAAAGAGGCATTAGAGGAAATCGGCTTTGACCTGAACGTGATTGAGGATCAGGAACCGGACCCGGCACTTGGCAATGGTGGTTTGGGGCGTCTTGCAGCCTGCTTTATGGAATCTTTGGCAACTTTGGGATATGCAGCTTACGGCTGTGGAATCCGTTACCGCTATGGTATGTTCAAACAAAAGATTGAGGACGGTTATCAGGTTGAGGTGCCGGATAACTGGTTAAAGGATGGCTATCCATTCGAATTAAAGAGATCCGAATATTCCTTTGAGGTCAAATTCGGCGGTTATGTAAGAGCGGAGGTAAGGGAGGACGGAAAAACACATTTTGTACAGGAAGGCTATCAGTCTGTCCTTGCCGTTCCTTATGATATGCCAATCGTCGGCTACAACAACAATATGGTCAATACCTTAATGATCTGGGATGCCCTTCCAAAAGAATGCTTTGAGTTGAATTCCTTCGATAAAGGAGATTACCACAAGGCAGTGGAGCAGGAGAATCTGGCGAGAAACCTGGTCGAAGTACTTTATCCAAACGATAACCATATTGCAGGAAAAGAGCTTCGCTTAAAACAGCAGTATTTCTTTGTATCCGCAAGTTTACAGCGTGCGATTGCAAGATATAAGAGAAGACACGATGATATTCATAAACTGCCGGAGAAGGTAACGTTCCAGCTGAATGACACGCATCCTACCGTAGCGGTTGCGGAACTGATGCGAATTCTTGTGGATGAGGAAGGACTGTCCTGGGAGGAAGCATGGGAGATTACGACAAAGTCCTGTGCGTACACCAATCATACGATTATGTCGGAGGCACTGGAAAAGTGGCCAATCGAAATCTTTTCCAGATTGCTGCCAAGAATTTACCAGATAGTAGAAGAAATTAACCGTAGGTTTATTTTGAACATTGAGGCAAAATTCCCAAACAATCCATATATGATTCAGAAGATGGCAATTATCTACGATGGTCAGGTGAAGATGGCACACCTTGCGATTGCAGCAGGTTATTCCGTAAATGGTGTGGCAAGACTTCATACGGAGATTTTAAAGAATCAGGAATTAAAAGAGTTTTATCAGATGTTCCCGGAGAAGTTCAACAACAAAACCAACGGTATTACGCAGCGTAGATTCTTACTTCACGGAGATCCGTTGTTAGCTTCCTGGGTAACTGACCACATTGGAAATGACTGGATTACCAACCTTTCCCACATCAAGAAACTTGCTATTTATGCGGATGATGAGAAGGCGCAGCAGGAATTTTTAAATATCAAATACCAGAACAAGTTAAGACTTGCAAAATACATCAAGGAGCACAATGGCATTGAGGTAGACCCGCGTTCTATTTTTGATGTGCAGGTCAAGAGGCTTCACGAATACAAACGTCAGCTGTTAAATATTTTACACGTCATGTATCTGTACAATGAATTAAAAGAACATCCAGATATGGAGTTCTATCCAAGAACCTTTATCTTTGGGGCAAAGGCGGCAGCAGGCTACCGCAATGCGAAGCTGACAATTAAGTTAATCAACAGTGTGGCAGATGTCATCAATCATGACAGCAGCATCAATGGCAAGATTAAGGTTGTCTTTATCGAGGATTACAAGGTATCAAATGCAGAGTGGATTTTTGCGGCTGCGGATGTCAGCGAACAGATTTCAACAGCCAGCAAGGAAGCATCGGGAACCGGCAATATGAAGTTCATGTTAAATGGTGCCTTAACACTTGGAACGATGGATGGAGCCAACGTGGAAATTGTCGAGGAAGTCGGCGAGGAGAATGCATTTATTTTTGGCATGAGCTCCGACGAGGTCATTGAGCATGAACAGAAACGTGATTATGACCCAATGCAGATTTTCAATCAGGATCAGGATATCCGGAAGGTGCTGATGCAGTTAATCAATGGTTATTATGCGCCGGATGATTCCGAACGTTTCCGCGATTTGTACAATTCACTTTTGAATACACAGTGTACGCAGTATGCAGACACTTACTTTATTCTTGCTGATTTCCGCTCTTATGCAGAAGCTCAAAAGCGCGTGATGAAAGCATATCAGGATGAAGCAGGATGGGCAAAGAGTGCGATTTTAAATATCGCACATTCGGGAAAATTCTCGTCCGACCGTACCATCGAAGAGTATGTAAAAGACATCTGGCATCTTGACCGTATCAAGGTTACGATGGAGGACTAA
- the trpS gene encoding tryptophan--tRNA ligase, which produces MENRPQIILTGDRPTGKLHVGHYAGSLKRRVELQNSGKFDEIYIMIADAQALTDNADNPGKIRDNIIEVALDYLSVGIDPAKANIFIQSHVTELTELSFYYMNLVTVSRLQRNPTVKAEIQMRNFEASIPVGFFNYPISQAADITAFEATTVPVGEDQMPMLEQTKEIVHKFNSVYGETLVEPKILLPDNKACLRLPGIDGKAKMSKSLGNCIYLSESEADVKKKVMSMFTDPDHIQISDPGKLEGNTVFTYLDAFCKDEHFAEYLPEYANLDELKAHYQRGGLGDVKVKKFLNNVLQEELSPIRARRAEYEKNLDEVYDILKRGSETAREKAAKTLAKVKHSMKIDYFEDESFLAEQKKKYSNS; this is translated from the coding sequence TTGGAAAACAGACCACAGATTATTTTAACGGGAGATCGTCCAACCGGTAAATTACACGTAGGACATTATGCAGGATCTTTAAAAAGAAGAGTAGAGCTGCAGAATTCTGGCAAGTTTGATGAGATTTACATCATGATTGCAGATGCGCAGGCACTTACGGACAATGCGGATAATCCTGGCAAGATTCGTGACAATATCATCGAAGTTGCTCTTGATTATCTTTCAGTTGGAATTGATCCGGCAAAGGCAAATATTTTTATCCAGTCACATGTGACAGAACTGACAGAGCTTAGCTTTTATTATATGAACCTGGTTACCGTTTCCAGATTACAGCGTAACCCAACGGTAAAAGCAGAGATTCAGATGCGTAATTTTGAAGCAAGTATTCCGGTTGGATTTTTCAATTATCCAATCAGCCAGGCTGCTGACATTACCGCATTTGAGGCAACCACGGTTCCGGTTGGAGAAGACCAGATGCCGATGTTAGAGCAGACCAAAGAGATTGTACACAAGTTTAACAGTGTCTATGGCGAGACTCTGGTAGAGCCAAAGATTTTATTGCCGGACAATAAGGCATGTCTGCGTCTTCCTGGTATCGATGGAAAAGCGAAAATGAGTAAATCCTTAGGAAACTGTATCTACCTTTCCGAATCAGAAGCAGATGTGAAGAAAAAGGTAATGTCCATGTTTACGGACCCAGATCATATCCAGATTAGTGATCCGGGAAAACTGGAGGGCAATACCGTATTTACTTACCTGGATGCGTTCTGCAAGGATGAGCATTTTGCGGAATACTTACCAGAATATGCAAACTTAGATGAATTAAAGGCACATTATCAGAGAGGCGGACTTGGCGATGTGAAGGTCAAGAAATTCTTAAACAATGTGTTACAGGAAGAATTAAGCCCAATCCGTGCACGCCGTGCCGAATATGAGAAGAATCTGGATGAAGTTTACGATATCTTAAAGAGAGGCAGTGAGACTGCAAGAGAAAAAGCAGCAAAGACGCTTGCAAAAGTAAAACACTCCATGAAGATTGATTATTTTGAGGATGAAAGCTTTTTAGCAGAGCAGAAAAAGAAATACTCCAATTCATAG
- a CDS encoding DNA polymerase III subunit alpha, producing MAFTHLHVHTEFSLLDGSNKIKEYVARVKELGMNSAAITDHGVMYGVIDFYKEAKAQGINPILGCEVYVAPNSRFDRELSHGDDRYYHLVLLAENNQGYQNLMKIVSKGFVDGYYYKPRVDMEVLEKYHEGIIALSACLAGEVQRYLVRGLYEEAKTVAQKYENCFGKGNFFLELQDHGIPEQKMVNPQLLRMSEELGIELVATNDVHYTYAEDAEAHDILLCIQTGKKLADEDRMRYEGGQYYVKSEEEMRSLFPYALQAIENTQKIADRCHVEIEFGVTKLPHFDVPEGYNSWTYLNKLCHDGLKDRYPKKWEELLPKLDYELGVIQKMGYVDYFLIVWDFINYARTHGIPVGPGRGSAAGSLVSYTTGITNIDPIKYSLLFERFLNPERVTMPDIDIDFCYERRSEVIDYVIKKYGADCVTQIVTFGTLKAKGVVRDVGRVMDLPYAFCDKISKSIPDELGITIEKALTMNPELRAMYESDATVKNLLDMSKRLEGLPRHTSMHAAGVVISQKAMDEYVPLSRGSDGTITTQYIMTTIEELGLLKMDFLGLRTLTVIDNAVKLVKRNYGVEIDVDRIDYDDKKVLESIGTGHTEGIFQLESAGMKNFMKELRPQSLEDVIAGISLYRPGPMDFIPKYIKGKNEPDSISYVCPELEPILEPTYGCIVYQEQVMQIVQSLAGYTMGQADNIRRAMSKKKQYVIDAERQNFVYGNEEEGIKGCINNGISEKAANEIYDSMVDFAKYAFNKSHAAAYAVVSYQTAFLKFYYPVEFMAALMTSVLDNTRKVSEYIYTCRQMGIKVLSPDINAGEGVFSADTEGIRYGLYAIKSIGRPVVDAIIEERNQNGPYSTLQNFIERVCGREINKRAIENLIKAGACDCLDGNRQQMVLSYAMILDNVNSQRKKSMEGQMSLFDFASEEDKKSYEMKYPNVEEYPKEVKLGYEKEVLGIYLSGHPLEEYEEKWRKSISKVTTDFILDEETNEIKVKDNEKVTVGGIITEKTIKYTKNNKTMAFLTIEDLVGTVEVIVFPRDYERYHTMIEEDEKVFIQGHANVEEEKNGKIICEKVIPFDDTSREVWLKFPTKEAYEEKEKELFSMLHDSDGKDSVVIYTSSPKAIKKLPASQNIKADSEIVNNLTNFLGENNVKVVEKSIENRR from the coding sequence ATGGCATTTACGCATTTACATGTCCATACAGAGTTTTCACTTTTGGATGGATCGAATAAGATAAAAGAATACGTTGCCAGAGTCAAAGAACTTGGAATGAACAGTGCCGCCATCACAGACCACGGGGTCATGTATGGCGTCATTGACTTTTACAAGGAGGCAAAGGCACAGGGAATCAACCCGATTTTAGGGTGCGAGGTGTATGTGGCGCCGAATTCCCGTTTCGACAGAGAATTGTCGCATGGGGACGATCGTTACTACCATCTGGTATTGTTAGCGGAGAATAACCAGGGCTACCAGAACCTGATGAAGATTGTTTCAAAAGGTTTTGTCGATGGTTATTACTACAAACCACGTGTGGATATGGAAGTCTTAGAAAAGTATCACGAAGGGATTATCGCATTAAGCGCCTGCCTGGCGGGGGAGGTGCAGCGATATCTGGTTCGTGGTCTTTACGAAGAAGCGAAAACGGTTGCGCAAAAGTATGAGAACTGCTTTGGAAAAGGCAACTTTTTCTTAGAACTTCAGGACCATGGAATCCCGGAGCAGAAGATGGTGAATCCGCAGTTGCTGCGCATGAGTGAGGAACTTGGAATTGAGTTAGTTGCAACAAACGATGTGCACTACACTTATGCGGAGGATGCGGAGGCGCATGACATCTTACTTTGTATCCAGACCGGGAAAAAATTAGCGGATGAAGACCGTATGCGCTACGAAGGCGGACAGTATTATGTGAAGTCGGAAGAGGAGATGCGTTCACTTTTCCCGTATGCACTTCAGGCAATCGAGAATACGCAAAAGATAGCAGACCGCTGTCACGTCGAGATAGAATTTGGTGTGACAAAGCTGCCACATTTTGATGTGCCGGAAGGATATAATTCCTGGACCTATCTGAATAAATTGTGCCACGACGGATTGAAAGACCGCTATCCAAAGAAATGGGAAGAGCTGCTTCCGAAGCTTGATTATGAGCTTGGCGTTATCCAGAAGATGGGATACGTCGATTATTTTTTGATTGTATGGGATTTTATCAACTATGCCAGAACACACGGAATTCCGGTCGGACCGGGACGAGGCAGTGCGGCAGGAAGCCTGGTATCTTATACAACCGGTATTACGAATATCGACCCGATTAAATACAGCTTGCTGTTTGAGCGTTTCTTAAACCCGGAACGAGTTACCATGCCGGATATTGATATCGACTTCTGCTATGAGAGGCGAAGTGAGGTTATCGATTACGTCATCAAAAAATACGGTGCAGACTGTGTGACACAGATTGTGACGTTTGGAACGTTAAAGGCAAAAGGCGTGGTCCGTGACGTCGGACGAGTCATGGATTTGCCATACGCATTTTGTGACAAGATTTCCAAAAGCATTCCAGATGAGCTTGGAATTACAATCGAAAAGGCTCTGACGATGAATCCAGAGCTCCGTGCGATGTATGAGTCAGACGCGACTGTTAAGAACCTGCTTGATATGTCAAAGCGATTAGAAGGGCTGCCACGTCATACTTCCATGCATGCAGCAGGTGTCGTAATCTCACAGAAGGCGATGGATGAGTACGTGCCATTGTCGAGAGGTTCGGACGGTACGATCACAACACAGTACATCATGACGACCATCGAAGAACTTGGACTTTTAAAGATGGACTTTTTAGGTCTTCGTACCTTAACGGTCATTGACAATGCGGTCAAGCTGGTAAAAAGAAATTACGGCGTGGAAATCGATGTGGATCGCATTGATTATGATGATAAAAAAGTATTAGAATCGATTGGAACCGGCCACACAGAAGGCATTTTCCAGCTAGAGAGTGCCGGAATGAAGAACTTCATGAAGGAGTTAAGACCGCAGAGCCTTGAGGATGTCATTGCGGGAATTTCACTGTATCGTCCGGGTCCAATGGACTTTATTCCAAAGTACATCAAAGGAAAAAATGAGCCGGACAGCATCAGTTATGTATGCCCGGAATTAGAGCCAATCCTAGAGCCGACCTACGGCTGTATTGTCTATCAGGAACAGGTAATGCAGATAGTACAGAGCCTTGCCGGTTATACGATGGGACAGGCGGATAACATCCGTCGTGCGATGAGTAAAAAGAAACAGTATGTCATCGATGCGGAGCGCCAGAACTTTGTTTATGGGAACGAAGAGGAAGGCATCAAAGGATGTATCAACAATGGCATCAGCGAGAAGGCAGCGAATGAGATTTACGATTCCATGGTAGATTTCGCGAAGTATGCGTTTAACAAATCGCATGCAGCAGCCTATGCCGTGGTTTCCTATCAGACCGCATTCTTGAAATTCTACTATCCGGTAGAATTCATGGCTGCCCTGATGACGTCCGTACTGGATAATACCAGAAAAGTATCGGAATACATTTACACTTGTCGTCAGATGGGAATCAAAGTGCTGTCACCGGATATCAATGCCGGTGAAGGTGTGTTCTCTGCGGATACGGAAGGAATCCGCTATGGACTCTATGCCATCAAGAGCATTGGACGTCCGGTTGTGGATGCGATTATTGAGGAACGTAATCAGAATGGACCATATTCCACACTCCAGAACTTTATTGAGCGTGTGTGTGGGCGTGAAATCAATAAGAGAGCCATTGAGAACCTGATTAAAGCGGGAGCCTGTGACTGCCTGGATGGAAACCGCCAGCAGATGGTGCTTAGCTATGCGATGATTTTAGACAATGTCAACAGCCAGCGGAAAAAATCCATGGAAGGCCAGATGAGCCTGTTTGATTTTGCTTCCGAGGAAGATAAGAAAAGTTACGAGATGAAATATCCAAACGTGGAGGAATATCCAAAGGAAGTGAAGTTAGGATATGAAAAAGAAGTGCTTGGCATCTACTTAAGTGGTCATCCTTTGGAAGAGTACGAGGAAAAATGGCGCAAGAGCATTTCGAAGGTGACGACGGACTTTATTCTGGATGAAGAAACCAATGAAATCAAGGTAAAAGATAACGAGAAAGTCACCGTCGGTGGAATCATCACGGAAAAGACCATCAAGTACACGAAGAACAATAAGACGATGGCATTCCTGACGATTGAGGATCTGGTTGGAACGGTGGAAGTGATTGTGTTCCCAAGGGATTACGAGCGCTATCACACGATGATTGAGGAGGACGAGAAGGTCTTTATCCAGGGACATGCCAATGTCGAGGAAGAGAAAAACGGCAAAATCATCTGTGAAAAGGTGATTCCGTTTGATGACACCAGCCGTGAAGTCTGGTTAAAGTTTCCGACCAAGGAAGCCTATGAAGAAAAGGAAAAAGAACTCTTTTCCATGCTTCATGATTCCGATGGAAAAGACAGTGTTGTCATCTATACTTCATCCCCGAAAGCAATAAAAAAATTGCCGGCAAGTCAGAACATCAAAGCGGATTCTGAGATTGTGAACAATTTAACTAACTTTTTGGGCGAAAATAATGTAAAAGTTGTAGAAAAATCCATTGAAAACAGACGCTAA